A portion of the Melanotaenia boesemani isolate fMelBoe1 chromosome 2, fMelBoe1.pri, whole genome shotgun sequence genome contains these proteins:
- the LOC121628358 gene encoding uncharacterized protein LOC121628358, which yields MAVDRLLRIVQEKGEAAMRAVCTDLKVAMFNPAELTFLTEYAAVMTPVAQATNILQAETNVQMGWLLPTVKFLTVKLDRIKLPLKYCKPLVDALQTGIQNRFGPMMEDPELVAAAILLPKFRRNWTQEDDTIKMGMDYIKQHIADPSLQFSEANRSSSSDEDDFFSSLQGSKAQDGAKQLDAYLSCSADNMDLLKSFPAVYL from the exons ATGGCTGTGGATAGACTGCTCAGGATAGTCCAAGAGAAGGGAGAGGCTGCAATGAGAGCTGTCTGCACAGATTTGAAGGTTGCAAT GTTTAATCCAGCTGAACTTACATTCCTCACAGAGTATGCTGCCGTCATGACTCCAGTTGCCCAAGCAACAAACATCTTGCAAGCTGAAACTAATGTCCAGATGGGGTGGCTGCTCCCAACGGTAAAGTTCCTGACAGTCAAGCTGGACAGGATCAAGCTGCCGCTTAAGTATTGCAAGCCTCTTGTGGATGCCTTGCAGACAGGCATTCAGAATCGCTTTGGGCCCATGATGGAAGACCCTGAGCTGGTGGCAGCGGCGATTCTCCTTCCAAAGTTCCGGAGAAATTGGACACAGGAAGATGACACAATCAAAATGG GAATGGACTACATCAAACAACACATTGCAGATCCCTCCTTACAGTTCAGTGAGGCCAACAGGTCCAGCTCATCGGATGAAGATGACTTCTTCTCTTCCCTGCAGGGTTCGAAGGCACAAGACGGTGCCAAACAACTAGATGCTTACTTGTCCTGTTCAGCAGATAACATGGACTTGCTAAAATCCTTTCCAGCTGTCT ATTTATGA